A stretch of DNA from Maridesulfovibrio sp.:
TGGCTGACAGAAACATCAACTACTGCACCGGATGCTGCTCGTGCATCAGCGGAAACGGTTCCTGTGCCCAGCAGGACGACATGGCTGAAATCTATGAAAAGATTCTCGCTGCCGATGTTATCGTTCTGGCAACCCCGGTTTATTTTCGCAGTTTCAACGCTCAGATGAAGACCTTTATCGACAGGGTCTGCCCCATTTATTCCATGATCAGCAATAAGGACATGTACTTCATCATTTCCGCTGCCGGAGGAAAACTTCCCGTGGACAGCACTGTCCAGAGTTTCCGGGTATTCACCGGCTGCCTGCATGGAATCAATGAAAAGGGCGTAATCTCAAGTACCGGCATCTGGGGCGAAGGTGGAGTTAAAGGCTCGGCCACATCCAGACAGGCCTACGAAGCAGGGCTGAAAGCCTGATTTCAAGCACAGGAAAGCATATGCAGAAACGGCAACTGGGAAACAGCGGTCTGAAAGTTTCAGCGCTCGGTC
This window harbors:
- a CDS encoding flavodoxin family protein — encoded protein: MSKNILLISASPRKQGNSDILCDEFMRGAKDAGHHAEKIRLADRNINYCTGCCSCISGNGSCAQQDDMAEIYEKILAADVIVLATPVYFRSFNAQMKTFIDRVCPIYSMISNKDMYFIISAAGGKLPVDSTVQSFRVFTGCLHGINEKGVISSTGIWGEGGVKGSATSRQAYEAGLKA